Part of the Tissierellales bacterium genome is shown below.
ACCTAATGCTGCCGCCATAGCCGAATACGTATCTGTTCCACTAGATGATACTACATGAGTTGCAAATGTAGAATTGTTACCTCCACCATGTTCTGCATGTAGTAATAAACTCAAATCTAATATTTCAGCTTCCATTTTTGTATACTTCTTATCAGCTCTTATTAGATGCAAAATAGTCTCAGCCGCTCCTTTATTTTCTGGCGGAGTATGAATCCATAAACTGTCATTATCAAAGTAATGTCTCTTAGCTTGATATCCATACGCCGCTATAGTTGGATATCTAGCCACTAATGATAAACTTTGTTTTAAAACATTCTCTAAAGATAGCTCCTCAGGATTTTCATCATGAGAATACAATACCAATGTGCTTCTCTGAAGCTTATTCATTATATCTTTACTCGGAATTTTTAATATCATATTCTCAGTATATCCATCTGGAAGCGTTCTATATTTGCTCAGCAAACTGAGAAATTCTTCAAATTCATTTGTTTCTGGTAATCTTCCAAATAAAAGTAAAAATGTAGCTCCTTCGAATTTGCTATTTCCACAGCTTTCTAATTTATCAATCAATGTGTTTAGTTCGTATTCCCTATAAAATAATTCTCCTTTTTTTGAAATTTTTCTTCCGTTTTCCCATACATATCCTCTTACATCACCTATTTGGGTCAATCCCACTAAAACACCTGTACCATCCGAATTTCTAAGTCCTCGCTTTATATCATATGTGTTATAATGCTCCGATGATATTTCGTGAACACTTTTTGCTATATCTGACATTTTGCTAATAAATCCATTCACATCAATCACCCCTCATCATATATATTAATTCCTCTGTAAATTCCATTGTACTTGCTTCTCCACCACAATCTGGAGTTAACTTTTTACCTTCCTTATATATTTTCTCCAAACCACATTCTATTTTTTTCGCCTCTTCTTCAAGTCCAATATGCTTTAGTAACAATACTGACGATCTAATAACAGCTGTAGGATTTGCTAGACCCT
Proteins encoded:
- a CDS encoding citrate synthase; the protein is MNGFISKMSDIAKSVHEISSEHYNTYDIKRGLRNSDGTGVLVGLTQIGDVRGYVWENGRKISKKGELFYREYELNTLIDKLESCGNSKFEGATFLLLFGRLPETNEFEEFLSLLSKYRTLPDGYTENMILKIPSKDIMNKLQRSTLVLYSHDENPEELSLENVLKQSLSLVARYPTIAAYGYQAKRHYFDNDSLWIHTPPENKGAAETILHLIRADKKYTKMEAEILDLSLLLHAEHGGGNNSTFATHVVSSSGTDTYSAMAAALGCLKGSKHGGANLKVKKMMDDLKSSCEDYSEESIRCYLKAILSKEAFDGKGLIYGMGHAVYTKTDPRAEILKREAQKLAIEKNSIDEYNLYLDVERIAKELFRELKGESFDIAANVDFYSGFVYDRLGIPEELYTPLFACARIVGWSAHRMEQLMSDTKIIRPAYQWVK